The Carnobacterium divergens genome includes a window with the following:
- a CDS encoding helix-turn-helix domain-containing protein yields the protein MNSFLSKTDVRKLLLIHTIEESFQQKVSISDLKEKMGVSEFILLNTYEELRQDILKYQLDEQLQIQKLNQVIQLKKNSSFSTDTLKNIYVKESLGFQIIQDVFEDMFTNSNDYADLFYTSRTKVYAKVNQLKEKLSKLGIKLSSRFKFVGDEIAIRMYMNNLYTAVYGMDDYPFSTSLKEQSMRFIKLIEAKMDIYMTQTSKTKFLYFISICRIRIENEQFIKNDPTTIMGLENDSFERSLREAYQEVFNEEVSHNEIDLLVLFIESLDEFPLELESQEMDSLTNFFITEFQKQFGNLDETFFKEELIQNLVKIHYPVLNFNCLQTELDVPVQARFIEENYPEVIEFCRHFIDKASKSKKFYLIQQNDIYLSNHYIFLLINVLPPSFFSYPVKVCIDFSLGANYNQFIYRNIQTFDFINIEISHQLTDDIDILLCDYPTSELNQDTKVIVWNAPPTAGDWANFGRCIATAKGKKPLKKGGIPLELF from the coding sequence ATGAATAGTTTTTTATCTAAAACAGATGTCCGTAAACTGCTCTTAATTCATACGATTGAAGAAAGTTTCCAACAAAAAGTGTCGATTTCAGATTTAAAAGAAAAAATGGGTGTGTCTGAGTTTATTTTGTTGAATACTTATGAAGAATTAAGGCAGGATATTCTTAAGTATCAATTAGACGAACAACTTCAGATTCAAAAGTTAAATCAAGTAATTCAGTTGAAAAAAAATAGCAGCTTTTCTACAGATACATTAAAAAATATTTATGTAAAGGAGTCTTTAGGCTTTCAAATCATTCAAGATGTGTTTGAAGACATGTTTACAAATTCAAATGATTATGCAGATCTTTTTTATACAAGTCGCACAAAAGTATACGCTAAAGTGAATCAACTTAAAGAAAAGCTTTCAAAACTTGGAATAAAACTTTCTTCACGATTTAAATTTGTTGGAGATGAGATTGCTATTCGAATGTATATGAACAATTTATACACTGCGGTCTATGGCATGGACGATTATCCTTTTTCGACAAGCTTAAAGGAACAAAGTATGCGTTTCATCAAACTGATTGAAGCTAAAATGGATATTTATATGACGCAAACAAGCAAAACAAAATTCCTTTATTTTATCAGCATTTGCCGAATTCGAATTGAAAATGAACAATTTATAAAAAACGATCCCACTACTATAATGGGGTTAGAGAATGATTCTTTTGAACGTAGTTTAAGGGAAGCGTATCAAGAAGTTTTTAACGAGGAAGTCAGTCACAATGAAATTGATTTGCTCGTATTATTTATTGAAAGTTTAGATGAATTTCCTCTTGAATTGGAAAGCCAAGAAATGGATAGTTTAACGAATTTTTTTATTACAGAGTTTCAAAAACAGTTTGGCAACCTTGATGAAACATTCTTTAAGGAAGAATTAATTCAAAATCTTGTAAAAATCCACTATCCTGTTTTAAATTTCAATTGTCTGCAAACAGAATTAGATGTTCCCGTTCAAGCGCGGTTTATTGAAGAAAATTACCCAGAGGTAATCGAATTTTGTCGCCATTTTATTGATAAAGCATCAAAGTCGAAAAAATTTTATTTGATTCAGCAAAATGACATTTATCTATCGAATCATTATATATTCTTGTTGATCAATGTCTTGCCGCCCTCTTTTTTTTCTTACCCTGTAAAAGTGTGTATTGATTTTTCGTTGGGGGCAAATTATAACCAGTTTATTTATCGAAATATTCAAACCTTTGATTTTATTAACATTGAAATCAGTCATCAATTAACAGATGATATTGATATTTTACTTTGTGATTACCCCACTAGTGAGCTTAATCAAGATACGAAGGTCATTGTGTGGAATGCTCCACCAACAGCAGGAGATTGGGCAAACTTTGGTAGATGCATTGCAACTGCCAAAGGCAAAAAACCACTAAAAAAAGGAGGTATCCCACTTGAACTATTTTAA
- a CDS encoding DUF6056 family protein codes for MINQKDFIKKSGSYLLLVTIVVLVYLFHLNFDIFEISDDAWFKNAGEYFHLFDFLKWRYFHWSARLFPDAVAYLIFKLPIVYWRVFNTALIVLLGYSISRIFNSKWKPFASVSALLILGYISYDVLYSGYFWITGSFNYLLPMALGMYVMIPYADSYFRETEHHFSIKTILLFIAVFLFSFSNEQVLACALGAALCYHITIFIQKKKVNPILLISTGLMLIGFIIMYVSPGNKLRFVFEEARYFPGFSSLSLLGRTKIGMFWMYQMISQNMIVSVVLITILTLIITKPSWYKKILIILSTLMISLHHVRSDYMMDFESRSKVPVRLFMDTKLFSLEFIYYVLPFVLWTLFFGILILCILKSVDHPIFIGLCFLAAFTSCILMFFSPTIVASGPRVLNCFGLILSLVSVYLFHQIVEKYQNESYSTFVLGIFPVVAFLMYYLRLKNQ; via the coding sequence ATGATCAATCAAAAAGATTTTATTAAAAAAAGTGGTAGTTATCTATTACTTGTAACAATAGTAGTACTTGTTTATTTATTTCATTTAAATTTTGATATATTTGAAATTTCTGATGATGCTTGGTTTAAAAATGCGGGAGAATATTTTCATTTATTTGATTTTTTAAAATGGCGTTATTTCCACTGGTCTGCGAGGTTATTTCCAGATGCGGTTGCGTATTTAATTTTTAAGTTGCCTATCGTATATTGGAGAGTATTCAACACGGCATTGATCGTATTATTGGGTTATTCAATTTCACGAATATTTAATAGTAAATGGAAGCCGTTTGCTAGTGTGAGTGCGTTACTTATACTAGGCTATATTTCATATGATGTTCTTTATTCTGGTTATTTTTGGATTACAGGATCATTTAATTATTTGTTGCCTATGGCACTGGGAATGTATGTAATGATTCCTTATGCAGATTCTTATTTTAGAGAGACTGAACATCATTTTTCAATAAAAACAATTCTTTTATTTATAGCTGTATTTCTATTTTCATTTTCTAATGAACAAGTTTTAGCATGTGCATTAGGCGCAGCCTTGTGTTATCACATAACAATATTCATCCAGAAGAAGAAAGTTAATCCTATTTTATTGATAAGTACAGGACTCATGTTAATTGGATTTATCATTATGTACGTATCCCCCGGAAATAAATTGAGATTTGTTTTTGAAGAGGCTCGCTATTTTCCTGGTTTTAGTTCTTTATCTTTATTGGGGCGTACAAAAATAGGAATGTTTTGGATGTATCAAATGATCAGTCAAAATATGATTGTATCCGTTGTTTTAATTACTATCTTAACCCTAATCATTACTAAACCTAGTTGGTATAAAAAAATACTTATAATATTGAGTACACTGATGATAAGCTTACATCATGTTCGTTCCGATTATATGATGGATTTTGAATCTCGCAGCAAAGTTCCTGTTAGATTATTTATGGATACCAAACTATTTTCTTTGGAATTTATCTACTATGTATTGCCATTTGTTCTATGGACATTGTTTTTTGGAATATTGATTTTATGTATTTTAAAGAGTGTAGATCATCCTATTTTTATAGGACTTTGCTTTTTAGCTGCCTTTACATCTTGTATTTTAATGTTCTTTTCTCCAACGATTGTTGCATCAGGTCCGAGAGTTCTTAACTGTTTTGGGTTGATTTTAAGTCTAGTTTCAGTTTACTTATTTCATCAGATAGTTGAGAAATATCAAAATGAGAGCTATTCTACTTTTGTTTTAGGTATTTTTCCAGTCGTTGCATTTTTAATGTATTATCTTCGATTGAAAAATCAGTAA
- a CDS encoding nucleoside 2-deoxyribosyltransferase, with protein sequence MNKKAYFASPLFSEMELLYNEQLVKKIRTTYPELEIYVPQEQMEINDKNAYADSMQIAKYDTNALLSSDFMIAVLDGAIIDVGVATEIGVAYQAGIPILGLYTDSRQLGATNQKKLEALQIVGESQFSYMNLYTVGLVKLNGEIFSNSTQLIEKIREF encoded by the coding sequence ATGAATAAAAAAGCTTATTTTGCGAGCCCTTTATTTTCTGAAATGGAATTGCTTTACAATGAACAACTTGTAAAAAAAATACGAACCACTTATCCAGAATTAGAAATTTATGTACCACAAGAGCAAATGGAAATTAACGATAAAAATGCCTATGCTGATTCAATGCAAATTGCAAAATACGACACAAACGCTTTGTTATCAAGTGATTTTATGATTGCAGTACTGGATGGAGCCATTATTGATGTGGGGGTTGCTACTGAAATTGGTGTTGCTTATCAGGCGGGCATTCCCATTTTAGGTTTATATACCGATTCTCGACAATTAGGTGCTACCAATCAAAAAAAACTAGAGGCTTTACAAATTGTTGGGGAATCTCAATTTTCTTATATGAATCTTTATACAGTTGGTTTAGTGAAATTAAATGGTGAAATTTTCTCGAATTCCACTCAATTAATTGAAAAAATTCGTGAATTTTAG
- a CDS encoding putative ABC transporter permease: MTASFPKVVLLFFIYAVIGWLWETVYCSLKAKKFVYRGFLLGPYCPIYGFGVLAVLFFIEPYQKNILFLYVMSAVVVTLLEYVTSYALEKIFHTTWWNYKEVPLNINGRVALPISLFWGVGCVAIVKWIQPLVLKGVNQLITEFRIGLPLLLFGLLFLDFCYSVASMNAFQKEIAKLSDEIEAKKSEINEGLSELKEEVRQKRISPSLRFNQKRMLQSYRKMNMPEIKHFKEIKALQNQKKESKKTSN, translated from the coding sequence ATGACAGCATCTTTTCCAAAAGTAGTGCTCTTATTTTTTATTTATGCTGTAATTGGTTGGCTATGGGAAACGGTTTATTGTTCATTAAAGGCTAAGAAATTTGTGTACCGAGGATTTTTACTAGGACCCTATTGCCCGATTTATGGATTTGGTGTGTTAGCAGTTTTATTTTTCATTGAACCTTATCAGAAAAATATTCTTTTCTTATATGTGATGTCAGCGGTAGTTGTTACGTTATTAGAATATGTGACAAGTTATGCGTTAGAAAAAATATTTCACACGACTTGGTGGAATTATAAAGAGGTGCCCCTTAATATTAATGGACGAGTAGCTCTCCCAATTTCATTGTTTTGGGGAGTAGGCTGTGTAGCAATTGTTAAATGGATTCAGCCACTTGTTCTAAAAGGCGTTAATCAATTAATCACAGAGTTTAGGATTGGGTTGCCGCTGCTTCTATTTGGACTGCTTTTTCTTGATTTCTGTTATTCTGTAGCAAGTATGAACGCTTTCCAAAAAGAAATTGCTAAATTAAGTGATGAAATCGAAGCGAAAAAATCAGAAATTAATGAAGGTCTTTCTGAATTAAAAGAAGAAGTAAGGCAAAAACGAATCAGCCCGTCGTTGCGCTTCAATCAAAAAAGAATGTTGCAATCCTATCGAAAAATGAATATGCCTGAAATCAAACACTTTAAAGAAATCAAAGCATTACAAAATCAAAAAAAAGAGTCAAAAAAAACTTCCAATTAA
- a CDS encoding 3D domain-containing protein, producing the protein MKIRKLVASMIIAFISINLIASVGHAASLDEISKEQQAKQSSMAAVDSQISETLVSLNEKNKEIEDLNTQIADKKASLSTTATQIKEKQASVDERIEQAKKRLQTLQTSEVNKNMVLVMMESESVTDFFNRAIMVGTLQSADNDKLELAVKEKEELAKLESKLKTDAVALEDKTATVDKQSKELNTKMVSLQKTMDDNKSALDELDKQKQSEQKRVDDEASAKQAAEAAAKKAAETKTVAVPAADTAPVATPATPNAPTPSTGGGASSGKTVIVESTAYSVAESASSFYTALGIDLRQNPMVIAVDPRVIPLGSRVEVSGYGTAIAGDTGGAIKGNKIDVHFSSVAQCLQWGRRTVTVKILN; encoded by the coding sequence GTGAAGATAAGAAAACTGGTTGCAAGTATGATAATTGCATTCATCAGCATTAACTTAATTGCAAGCGTAGGTCATGCAGCTTCTCTTGATGAAATTTCAAAAGAGCAACAAGCAAAACAAAGTAGCATGGCAGCAGTAGATAGCCAAATCAGCGAAACATTGGTTTCTCTAAATGAAAAAAATAAAGAAATTGAAGATTTAAATACACAAATAGCAGATAAAAAAGCAAGCTTATCAACAACGGCTACTCAAATCAAAGAAAAACAAGCCAGTGTTGATGAACGAATCGAGCAAGCTAAGAAACGTTTGCAAACTCTTCAAACGTCTGAAGTGAATAAAAATATGGTTTTAGTTATGATGGAATCTGAAAGTGTAACAGATTTCTTTAATCGTGCCATCATGGTTGGAACATTACAATCAGCTGATAACGATAAATTAGAATTAGCAGTGAAAGAAAAAGAAGAACTAGCAAAATTAGAATCTAAATTAAAAACAGACGCAGTTGCTCTTGAAGATAAAACAGCAACAGTCGATAAACAATCTAAAGAATTAAATACCAAAATGGTCAGTCTACAAAAAACAATGGACGACAACAAATCGGCTTTAGATGAATTAGATAAACAAAAACAATCAGAACAAAAACGTGTTGACGATGAAGCTTCTGCTAAACAAGCAGCTGAAGCAGCGGCTAAAAAAGCGGCAGAAACAAAAACTGTTGCTGTTCCAGCTGCAGATACTGCACCTGTTGCAACTCCAGCAACACCAAATGCTCCAACTCCATCAACGGGTGGCGGTGCTTCTTCAGGGAAAACCGTTATTGTTGAATCAACTGCTTACTCAGTTGCAGAAAGTGCATCAAGTTTTTATACGGCTTTAGGAATTGATTTACGTCAAAATCCAATGGTTATTGCAGTTGATCCTCGTGTGATTCCATTAGGTTCACGTGTTGAAGTGTCTGGTTATGGTACAGCAATTGCAGGAGACACTGGTGGCGCGATCAAAGGAAATAAAATTGATGTTCACTTCTCAAGCGTAGCGCAATGTTTACAATGGGGACGTAGAACCGTTACGGTTAAAATTTTAAACTAA
- a CDS encoding ABC transporter ATP-binding protein → MLKKLKTSDIKRVLPYLLHYRSSISWALLCGLIGGIASVSATYYTGKAIDAIVGKGKVLFPDLVHVLLLLGLAFLLATVTQWLIIYFSNQVAYRAVKDLRIATFDKITKLPLSFFDNTPHGNVISRFTNDLDSISDAVSITLNNLFSGVVIVFVSLGFMLYLSPILTLIVLVTTPLIFLIAWIVAFLSQKNFTKQQQIVGEISGFVSEMVTNQKIVTAFHHEEQVQEDFEKINQRLYTWGQKAQFTSSITNPSARFVDHLAYLLIGVIGGILVVNGNGSVTVGTVSSFVIYSSQFSKPFIELSGITTQIQTATAGLRRVFEVLDSKEEVPDDLDALELKDVRGEVCFNHVAFSYSPNRPLIRDFNLAVSPGETVAIVGQTGAGKSTLVNLLMRFYELNSGSIKIDGQPITRYTKDSLRRSFGMVLQDTWLFSGTIKENIAYGNAAASEEEIIQAAKSALAHSFIIKLPNGYDTVVGNGGVSISGGQQQLLTIARSMLSDPPMLILDEATSSVDTLTEQKIQEGFLRMMKGRTSFVIAHRLSTIQEADFILVMENGDIVEMGAHQELLQQEGPYHRLYASQFEK, encoded by the coding sequence ATGCTTAAAAAATTAAAAACAAGTGACATCAAACGTGTCTTGCCTTATTTACTTCATTATCGTAGCTCAATCAGTTGGGCTCTTCTATGTGGATTAATCGGGGGAATCGCTTCCGTTAGTGCAACTTATTATACAGGGAAGGCGATTGATGCAATTGTTGGAAAAGGAAAAGTTCTTTTTCCTGATTTAGTTCACGTCTTATTGCTACTTGGTCTAGCTTTTCTACTAGCTACTGTTACACAATGGCTGATTATTTATTTTTCAAACCAAGTCGCTTATCGGGCTGTAAAGGACTTACGCATTGCTACCTTTGATAAAATCACAAAATTACCCTTGAGCTTTTTTGACAACACGCCTCATGGCAATGTCATTAGTCGTTTCACCAATGATTTGGATAGTATTTCAGATGCCGTGAGCATTACCTTGAACAATCTCTTTTCAGGCGTTGTAATTGTCTTTGTTTCTCTTGGCTTTATGCTTTATCTAAGTCCTATTTTAACGTTAATTGTTTTGGTTACAACCCCATTGATTTTTTTAATTGCTTGGATTGTGGCTTTTCTTTCTCAAAAAAACTTTACGAAGCAACAACAGATTGTTGGGGAAATTTCAGGTTTTGTCTCTGAAATGGTTACGAATCAAAAGATCGTTACTGCTTTTCATCATGAAGAGCAAGTTCAAGAGGATTTTGAAAAGATTAACCAGCGTCTATATACATGGGGACAAAAAGCACAATTCACTTCCTCGATTACAAACCCTTCCGCTCGTTTTGTTGACCATCTTGCTTATCTGTTAATTGGTGTAATTGGAGGTATTTTAGTCGTTAATGGGAATGGTTCCGTAACTGTCGGGACCGTTTCAAGCTTTGTGATTTATTCCTCTCAATTTTCAAAACCTTTCATTGAATTATCTGGTATCACCACTCAAATTCAGACTGCTACTGCCGGGCTGAGACGTGTCTTTGAAGTGCTTGATAGCAAAGAAGAGGTTCCTGATGACCTTGATGCTTTAGAATTAAAAGATGTCCGTGGTGAAGTTTGCTTTAATCACGTAGCTTTTTCTTATTCTCCTAATCGACCTTTGATAAGAGACTTCAATTTAGCAGTAAGTCCTGGTGAAACAGTTGCCATCGTTGGGCAAACGGGCGCTGGAAAATCTACTTTAGTTAATTTATTGATGCGTTTTTATGAGTTGAATAGCGGTTCGATTAAAATTGATGGTCAACCGATTACACGCTATACAAAAGACAGCTTACGCCGTTCTTTTGGAATGGTTCTACAAGATACTTGGCTCTTTTCAGGAACCATTAAAGAAAATATTGCTTATGGTAATGCAGCAGCTAGCGAAGAAGAAATTATTCAAGCGGCTAAATCCGCTCTTGCCCATTCATTTATCATAAAATTGCCCAACGGTTACGACACTGTTGTTGGAAATGGCGGCGTTTCAATTTCAGGCGGTCAGCAGCAATTGTTAACCATTGCCAGATCTATGCTAAGTGACCCTCCGATGTTGATTTTAGATGAAGCAACCAGCTCAGTCGATACGCTAACGGAACAAAAAATTCAAGAAGGCTTTCTTAGAATGATGAAAGGACGTACCAGCTTTGTGATTGCTCATCGATTATCGACCATTCAAGAAGCGGACTTCATTTTAGTGATGGAAAATGGAGATATTGTTGAAATGGGGGCCCATCAAGAACTGCTTCAGCAAGAGGGTCCTTACCACCGTCTATATGCTTCTCAGTTTGAAAAATAA
- a CDS encoding ABC transporter ATP-binding protein has translation MISLLKYAQKYRFQMIIGPVFKLIEAIFELFLPLLMAKLIDNGINKGDTVYIYKMGGLMLLMSVIGLISVFICQYSASIASQGFGTELRTALMKKINSFSHAEIDAFGTSTLITRATNDINQMQLALAMLIRLVIRAPFLCLGSIIMAIYVNPKLALVFAILLPLFCVILYFIMAKTIPLYRRVQLKVDRLAQVVGENLSGVRVIRAFAKSAAEKKRAHEVSDDLAKAYIRVGNLSALMTPATSLIMNTGIIILLYAGGFQVNRGDMSQGDVLALINYITQMLLALIIVANLVVLFTKASASAQRINDVLDTPVTVTNPSQPKAFPNELHSNSSFAVRFKNVDFTYQQDAGNALTAIQFDLLKGKVLGITGPTGSGKSTLINLIPRFYNATNGAVYVYDLPVSEFSLEALRKQIGIVPQNSSLFTGSIAENLRWGKVDATEADIQEALEIAQSADFVNQLPEGIHSPVFEGGKNFSGGQRQRLTIARALIAKPAILILDDSLSALDYQTDLNLRQALRHRLKDTTLVIVSQRISSIQSADEILVLNDGKMAAKGTHKDLLAHSQMYQDFYYSQNEAKGGVENA, from the coding sequence TTGATTTCATTATTAAAATATGCTCAAAAATATCGTTTCCAAATGATTATCGGCCCTGTTTTTAAATTGATTGAAGCCATTTTTGAATTATTTCTTCCATTATTAATGGCAAAATTAATTGATAACGGAATTAACAAAGGAGACACTGTCTACATTTATAAAATGGGAGGGCTCATGCTGTTAATGTCTGTTATTGGGTTAATTTCTGTTTTTATTTGCCAATACTCAGCTTCAATTGCTTCCCAAGGATTTGGAACAGAACTGCGAACGGCCTTAATGAAAAAAATCAATTCCTTTTCTCATGCTGAAATTGATGCATTTGGAACGTCTACTTTGATTACGCGGGCTACAAATGACATTAATCAAATGCAGCTAGCTTTAGCGATGCTCATACGTCTAGTGATTCGAGCTCCCTTTTTATGTCTTGGATCCATTATTATGGCGATATATGTGAACCCTAAACTTGCTTTAGTTTTTGCCATCTTATTGCCTCTATTTTGTGTTATTTTGTACTTTATTATGGCCAAAACGATTCCTCTATATCGTCGCGTGCAACTAAAAGTGGATCGTTTAGCTCAGGTCGTTGGAGAAAATTTAAGCGGTGTTCGAGTCATTCGTGCTTTTGCTAAAAGTGCTGCCGAAAAAAAACGTGCTCATGAAGTAAGTGACGATTTAGCTAAAGCTTATATTCGAGTAGGAAATTTATCGGCCTTAATGACACCTGCAACTTCCTTGATTATGAACACTGGAATTATCATCCTTTTGTATGCGGGAGGATTTCAAGTTAATCGTGGCGATATGAGCCAAGGCGATGTGCTTGCTTTGATTAACTATATTACTCAAATGTTGTTAGCCTTAATTATTGTGGCAAATTTAGTTGTCCTTTTTACTAAAGCTTCGGCTTCAGCTCAAAGAATCAACGATGTGTTGGATACTCCAGTTACCGTTACCAATCCGTCTCAACCAAAAGCATTTCCGAATGAACTCCATTCAAACTCTTCTTTTGCTGTTCGTTTTAAAAACGTTGATTTTACGTATCAACAAGATGCTGGAAATGCGTTAACGGCTATTCAATTTGATTTATTAAAAGGGAAGGTCTTAGGAATTACAGGTCCGACTGGTAGTGGTAAAAGTACACTTATCAACTTGATTCCTCGCTTTTACAATGCTACTAACGGCGCTGTTTATGTTTATGATTTGCCAGTTTCTGAATTTTCTCTCGAAGCCTTAAGAAAACAGATCGGCATCGTTCCACAAAATAGTAGCTTATTTACTGGATCAATTGCTGAAAACCTTCGTTGGGGGAAAGTAGATGCAACAGAGGCCGACATTCAAGAAGCTTTAGAAATCGCTCAAAGTGCTGATTTTGTCAATCAATTACCAGAAGGAATTCACTCACCTGTTTTTGAGGGTGGAAAGAATTTTTCTGGTGGACAACGTCAACGGTTAACTATTGCTCGTGCCTTAATTGCTAAACCTGCTATCTTAATTTTAGATGATTCGTTAAGTGCCTTGGATTATCAAACCGATTTAAATTTACGACAAGCTTTGCGTCATCGCTTAAAAGATACTACCTTAGTGATTGTATCGCAACGAATTAGTTCCATTCAATCTGCTGATGAAATTTTAGTTTTAAATGATGGCAAAATGGCGGCAAAAGGAACACATAAAGACTTATTAGCTCATTCTCAAATGTATCAAGACTTCTACTATTCTCAAAATGAAGCCAAGGGAGGTGTTGAGAATGCTTAA
- a CDS encoding MFS transporter, which translates to MEKERMEVKINNKMQASVSIFWGYAAISIFMIGSGLEQAFLSKQLLDLGFLSNQSAIVFTIYGVSVALSAWLTAILSDLIGIKKLMIFGTVSWIIFQIGFIVFGILPGSYRMIIIMYGLRGISFPLFVYAFISLLTQITPTKKLPSAMGAFWFAYSLGLGVFGSYLPSLTIPKIGYVGTLWLAVLFVGIAGLISLIGLKNVPISVRQEVKQGTGETFKDSITILFRKPKIFLAAIVKMINQLAANGYVIAMPLFLTSHKIGFTMSEWLQIWGLMYLVNIAFNLIWGMVANHLPWHRVVEWFGCVGMALACVLFYYVPYLYGPNVIAMFGVAALFGAALAAFTPISAIFVALAPEETGAAMSIHNLAGGLSQFVGYGVTGVLLSLFDTAGFVWSMAGIYLIGAICAHFLTVKE; encoded by the coding sequence ATGGAAAAAGAACGAATGGAAGTAAAAATAAATAATAAGATGCAAGCATCCGTCTCGATTTTCTGGGGATACGCTGCAATTTCAATTTTTATGATAGGGAGTGGATTAGAACAGGCTTTTTTGTCAAAACAATTGCTTGATTTAGGATTTTTATCAAATCAATCAGCAATAGTATTTACGATATACGGGGTATCCGTTGCACTATCAGCATGGCTTACAGCGATTTTATCAGATTTAATAGGGATTAAAAAATTAATGATCTTTGGAACGGTTAGTTGGATCATTTTTCAGATTGGATTTATTGTATTTGGAATTCTTCCAGGAAGTTATAGGATGATTATAATAATGTATGGTTTAAGGGGGATAAGTTTTCCGTTATTTGTCTATGCTTTTATCAGCTTACTTACTCAAATAACGCCAACTAAAAAATTGCCAAGTGCAATGGGGGCATTTTGGTTTGCCTATTCACTTGGGCTAGGTGTATTTGGGTCTTATCTACCAAGTTTAACAATTCCTAAAATTGGTTATGTTGGGACATTGTGGTTAGCGGTTCTTTTTGTGGGAATAGCTGGTCTAATTAGTTTAATTGGTTTAAAAAATGTCCCGATATCTGTGAGACAAGAGGTGAAACAGGGAACAGGCGAAACCTTTAAAGATAGCATAACCATTCTATTTCGCAAGCCAAAAATCTTTTTAGCAGCCATCGTAAAAATGATTAATCAATTGGCAGCAAATGGCTACGTTATTGCGATGCCTCTTTTTTTAACAAGTCATAAAATTGGCTTTACAATGTCAGAATGGCTTCAAATCTGGGGGTTAATGTATTTAGTTAATATTGCATTTAATTTGATTTGGGGAATGGTTGCCAATCATTTGCCGTGGCATCGTGTGGTGGAATGGTTTGGTTGTGTTGGAATGGCTCTTGCCTGTGTTTTATTTTATTATGTTCCGTATTTGTATGGCCCTAATGTAATAGCAATGTTTGGTGTAGCGGCGTTATTCGGTGCAGCATTAGCAGCTTTTACACCTATTTCAGCTATTTTTGTAGCGTTGGCACCTGAAGAAACAGGAGCGGCAATGTCGATCCATAATTTAGCCGGTGGGCTAAGTCAGTTTGTTGGGTATGGGGTGACGGGGGTGTTGCTAAGCTTGTTTGATACTGCAGGTTTTGTTTGGAGCATGGCAGGCATTTATTTAATAGGAGCCATTTGTGCTCACTTTTTAACAGTTAAGGAATAA
- a CDS encoding amino acid ABC transporter ATP-binding protein: MVKLKVENLKKSYGSLEVLKGLDLEIQEGEVVCMIGPSGSGKSTFLRCMNHLEEINGGTVIVDDYDLTDPTIDINQVRQNIGMVFQHFNLFPHLTILENITLAPIELKKETKESAKKRALSLLETVGLQDKANAYPKSLSGGQKQRVAIARALAMSPDIMLFDEPTSALDPEMVGDVLEVMQTLAKQGMTMIVVTHEMGFAKEVADRVIFMDGGYIVEEGTPTEVFDHPKNERTKNFLEKVL; the protein is encoded by the coding sequence ATGGTTAAATTAAAAGTTGAAAATTTAAAGAAAAGCTATGGCAGTCTAGAAGTCTTAAAGGGCTTGGATTTAGAAATTCAAGAAGGCGAAGTTGTCTGTATGATTGGCCCATCTGGTTCTGGTAAGAGTACTTTCTTACGTTGTATGAATCACTTGGAAGAAATTAATGGTGGAACCGTGATTGTAGATGATTACGATTTAACGGACCCGACGATTGACATCAATCAAGTTCGCCAAAATATCGGGATGGTTTTCCAACATTTCAACCTTTTCCCACATTTAACTATTTTAGAAAATATCACATTAGCTCCAATTGAACTAAAAAAAGAAACAAAAGAGTCTGCAAAAAAACGGGCTTTAAGCTTGTTAGAAACCGTTGGCCTACAAGATAAAGCCAATGCCTATCCTAAATCCCTCTCAGGTGGTCAAAAACAGCGTGTCGCGATTGCAAGAGCTTTAGCCATGTCTCCAGACATCATGCTCTTTGACGAGCCGACAAGCGCTCTTGACCCTGAAATGGTTGGAGATGTTTTAGAAGTAATGCAAACTTTAGCTAAACAAGGAATGACCATGATTGTTGTAACGCATGAGATGGGCTTTGCTAAAGAAGTGGCCGATCGTGTTATTTTTATGGATGGCGGTTATATTGTCGAAGAAGGAACACCTACTGAAGTCTTCGATCATCCTAAAAATGAGCGAACTAAAAATTTCTTAGAAAAAGTGCTATAA